The nucleotide sequence GATCATctagcgcgcgcacacacacacacacacacacacacacacacacactgcaggctTTAATTCCTTTAATATGTGTAGCTCATCAACAAATAAAGGACACACCCTCCACTCCATCcgcatcaaaaaaaaaatttatttggaAACGCACACAGAACCGGAAATCTGACTGGaccgtgtgtgtttgattgGTCAGTCCCTCTGCATGCATGCCGGAcctcatcagtgtgtgttgcaccAGCAAATGCTTTGTATCCCCAAGCTTTTACAGCGAGACTCGTGTGTTTTAGGCGCCAGCATTAGTAGTCTAACCCGGCTTTCTTCATCATTTCCCCTTACAGCAGTAAGGAGGCACATTAATGAGGATGCGCGAGGCCCTTACCTCCTCCAGCACGCTGACCGTGTTCCTGCAGCTCTGTAAGCGGGTGGTGAAACTCGAGGTGGTCGGGGAGTTGTAATCCTCCGTGGTCTCCGACAGAAATTCGGACACCGAGATCTGGTCCGGCATCCTTGCGCACGCGTAAAGACGGAGGAGACAATTTTATATCAGAGATGCAGCACCATTAATTATCACAGACAAGCTGGTTACGGCACCACGGCGGACCCAAACCCCGGCTTTATCCTCGgatgcgtgtgtgcgcgcgcgtgtgtgtgtgtgtgtgtgtgtgtgctccgtCCTCAGGGAGGGTCGGTCGATCCGCATGTGATTTCCACCTCCTtccctttctccttctctccttctctctctctctgctctgatCGCTCTCTTGTATCTGAGTCTAATCAGAAACGACGGGACGCTTCAGACATTCCACAAACCGCCGATACAATGAGCTAACAATCCCGTCTTTggtattgttatttttttaaaataaataaatatatatatatatttatatagtgaTCAGTATTTCAATGGCCCGTGTAGCGGTTTCATTCTGTTTTCTCCcccctttctcttttcctccgCTTTCCTCTCCGTCCGCTCTCTCTGACATGAGCGCATGCACGGAGCTGGAGCCCCGCCCACCGCGGAAAGAAGGAAACCGTCCGCGCATGCGCCGCCGCCTTCATACTCACTTGTACTACCGAGTATGTCATAGTATTTCTTGTACACTTTCAGGACGACACAAAAACTAGTGCTTGGATGTAGCCGTACTCTCTGCCGATGAAGAACTTAAACTACGTTCGACAACAAGCTTTGTTCATTTACTGCATGTTTATCTGCCTGTCTCGCTCGTGTAAACAGCTGCACGTGCACTAAAATGATAAGCCACTGATGACTGCATTAGATTCATCTCATTGCTCAGACACagtgacataataataataataataataataataataataatcatcatcatcatcatcatcatcatcatgactaATTATGTAATCATATTACAAAGTAATGCATgtaaacagacatacacaggCTAATAGAAACacaccaaaaataataataacgcaTCGCTTTATTTCTAAAGAATTGTGATTTTCTTTTGGTCCTATACTGGACCAATCACAGCCCCAGTATCCTCCAGGTTTACGATTGCATGCACAGGAGATCTGCAGGCTTTTCTGCAAAATGGCGCAAGAGTCTCAAATTTCATTAAATTCCTGCTTTTTTTATATCTGAAAAGacttattctattctattcgaGCAGCTAGACTAATCTGAATAGGCTTAGATGTTATGTGTTACAGATGTTCAACTCACCGGCTCCATAAGGAGTCTCTGGAAGAAAAGCTGGACAAGCGTGAGGATGAGGCCCTCATGACTTTAGTGGTCACCTCAATAAAAGTGCCTGGGATCAGATAGATAGCAAGTTATTTGAGCCTATCGgtggacaaaaaaaatgtactggtcagtaaaaagaaaagacacaaagagacaaaAGGTTCTTGAAAACACCGATAACATGTAAGAAAGTTAATAATAACCGGACACTTTGCTTTCTGAAACTTTAAATAACAGTAGCCTACACTAAAACAACTACATAtatacattcatacacatatacagtcTCTCATCtgtgtaaaaatgtatataaatatatacatttcccaCACTAGAGAGAAAACCACGCCTAGTAACTCACCGAGAGCGCCGCGGTTTCACCCCCTGTGAGTAGTAGTTTTATAAGTACGCGTAAATCACAGTGTACATTATCAAACCTCAGCTTTCTCAACGCCACCATATTCACTTCATTTTGCACCACtcataaagcaaaaaaaaagcagcaattAATAAAATCCCATAACGGACAGGTCGCGGTTAGGATCCTTTACACAGCCGGAATGTGCGCATTGATCTCCATCTGGAGCTGGCGAGGCGAGCCGCTTGGACAGGAAGCGAGGAAGCCGGCCATGTGGGTCTGAGCTGGGTCGGGAAATGGGGGGGGTTAACACGGACCAtgtcctaaaacacacacattaccttaCCACTAAATAAACACCGTGTCCTAAAAGCCGCGGGATAAATAAGATCACAACACGGAGTTCTTATTTCAGCCCTAACATGCGTCTGCGTTTTAAGGTATTTTGTTGGACTGCACTATTTTTGGTAAACTTCTTGCAGCAGTGCATGAGCTACAGATTTTCCCTTAGGATTATGTTtactatttaaaaagaaaacacacacatatttgtaaGCCCTACATTTAGTGGATTTCTGTTTATTAATCGACTCACTGGTGTAAAAAATAACACGTTTGAGACATGGAGCTGCTCGAGTTTAGTGTCCTGTTTAGTTATTGGAAGAACAATACCCCTAAAccctcaacacctcaaacccTGGACTGCACCATTTTGAGTTTTTCTTTAATGCATTTATCCAAAGAAACCTTGAGTCCATGGACTAGGGTGTCTGACCGTCCTAAGATCCAGTTACCAATGACAATATGACCactctgagatcatttcatcataaaatgtcattttgagACCCAAAGTAGCCGAGTATGACTTAAGGGGTTTGTTTTAAGTTATGGAGCATGCAACAGAACATACAAGTCTCTAGGATCAATCAGAAAACCCTTTAGTTGAATGCaggtatacaccgatcaggcataacattatgacaacctgcctaatattgtattggtccccaccttttgctgccaaaacagccctgacctgtcgaggcagggactccactaaatccctgaaggtgtgctgtggtatctggtaccaagatgttagcagcggatcctttaagtcctctgagcttacaggacttaaaggatacttttaatagatactgaccactgtagacttggaacaccccacaagagctgcagttttggagatgctctgatccagacgtcgagccatcacacacacacatacacacacaaattcatacATAACGTGATTTAGAATAGCCAGTCAACCAACTGGAATGTTTTTGGAATATTGGCGTAAACCAGAGAACTTGGATTAAGTCTACGCAGACATGGACAGTAACTTTAGCTCTGGATCAAGCTGGGCACCTTCGAGCTTTGAAGTAGCAATGCTCCTGCTATGCCAGCTTCCTTGCTATGCTTAATGTCTTTGGATTCATTTGATTTAGCCTTGCCTCTGTGGTAAGGAATATAACACAATACATTATAACTATCCAATATAAAGTGTGGAACATTTACTACACAGGCACATGCAGGTTTTGCTGAAAGAGAGAGTAACATGAACATGTACACACCATTcattactgtttgtttgtttttaccatTTTAAGACAACACACTAGAGagtaaaagaggaaaaaagtgcAATTTATTTTGGAGAATTTGTCCAAAGACTGAACAAACAAGACCAGACTAGCTTAATATAGCTCTCTGAGCTTTAATGAACTGGTGGACGAAGGCGTACAAACCCAGACGGCTTGGGGTCCACTCTCTATAACCTCTGTTATAAAAGACCGTCTCTCCCACTGTCCACCTCAGACCACTGTTaacatttccaaaaaaataaaataaaaaaagaacgaGCAACACAACTTTTAATAACACCTATATAAAGGCAATAAAAATTGCTTCAATAAACACACAAGTAACAGCTCGTTAATAAGAGGTTGTCCAGTTGACTTTAAGCCCATAAATTGGACatatagagaaagagaagagcGGTCACTCTTCTGAGTCCTGCGTCCCTCACTGAGGAGAGACAGACGCATTAGCGTGTGCTGTGTGCTCACAGCTACTCGGCCCCTCCCCTATGGTCAGGAAGGGATGTTGCTGGGGGGCGTGTCCTGCACAGCCCCCTCCCTTTGAGAGGGCGGGGTCATTAgtctgaatcagaatcactgCTGTCCTCCGAGGAGCTGCTCGAGccatctgattggtcatcatcttcttcctcatcatcctcgTCATTCTGTAAAACGTGCAGGAAATTGTGTATGGCTAAGGCCAGGACAAGTACAGTGAATGTTTCAAGTAAAATTCAAGCATAATTGGCTTTTCTCccaagtataaatatatatatacacattttaatatttaaaaaaaaatacattttaataatttaaatatcagtgaccctggaaaaaaaaattgacattgaaaggaaaaggaaatgagCAAATTTCTGGAAAGACCTGAATAATATAACAGTTCCTCAAAACACCGCTAGCTAGATAGTCATGATGCTACTTGTCAGTttgtaatttatattaatatctatctataatattatattaatatctaTCTTTTAAGCTGCATTTGGCCATTACTCTCCTCACCTGTATATTTAATTTTGTAgtcttttttttactgaacAGATAAACCTAAAACTGCTTTTTGGTTTTTACATTAGTCACTCCTATATCAAGCAGACTCGTTTTACACTGCATGCTCTAGGAGCTTACAATACATACAAGAATAcatgcataaatatttattaaaatatatataactatttaTATAACAGACATTTACACAAAGTTCAACCAAACCTCAAAACTTCACAAATCCAACATTTTAAAGCATTCCTGAGTCTGACCAAGCATTTTGATTTTTATCTACAGTTATCTAAACTAGTTAtcaatagttttttttctttaaagttgATTTAATATTAATCAACTGGGTCCTTAATCTTATCCGCAGGAGTCATTAATCTTATCTGCAACGGGCCCGTGTagctgcaggctttcattccaactaaGCAGGAGCCAGTCCTGATAATGACTGAAGGCAAAGAAAGATTAAACTCATGGAATCGGTTGTTTGCTCCTGACCGGTTGGAATGAAGACCCCTGAAGTTTTAATCCTCACTTCAAGTGTAGGACTATATCCCCACCTCATCATCTTCgtcatcttcctcatcttcaCTATCTGTGGAGGCGGATGACTCGTCATCTTCGTCCTCCGAGTCTGTTGAGTTTGTCTTATCGTCCTCTTCCTCTGAGTCTGAGGTGTCCTGCTGGAAACCACAGAGTCACACTTCTCTCTAATAAGCAGTTATTCTCCTCCTTCTGCATAACATCCatgtttaaggttttttttttttaagggcaTACATTTTGCCATAGCCTTCACTATACTTTAAGAGCACTTGCTTTCTGTTAATGAAACTAATACATTTCTCAACACTATTTCCCTGACGCTGTGGCCTGAGTGGCccattggatttttttttgactgtgTTGGGCGAGTGGCCCTGAGAAAGCGGGCGTTACCTTGACCCGGTACGCCATGGAACGTTTGCCCCCCCCGGCCCCCAGCGCTGCAGCTCGGGCACCTACCGCCTTCCCCTTGGTGACACGCACTTTGGCTCCGGGACCTCGCGCCTTTGACGTGCTCCGCCGTTTCTGTGGACACACAGACAGGGGAGaggaggggggagggaggggaagACGAGGAAAGAGAGCaacatggggggaaaaaaaaaaacaaaaaacaaaaaaacacaaaaaaaaaaaacaagaaaaaaaatagttcaAGCTCAAAGCAACAATTAGTAGCTCTGCAAAGCAGCCCATAGAACCATTACTGTCTCAAGTCAGGTTAGTTCCAGCTCACAAGTATACATAGtactgattttaaaaaaaagttaatagcTATTTATAAGATTACAATTCTACAAAACAGTCTATTCTTAGTCTTATACAACACTAAGCTGCTAGCAGCAAAAATAATTTGCCATGCATTGCACTGAAATCCATGCACATTTTTAAAACGTGTATAGCCAACACATTCAGTCCTCAGGGACCCCTGAGTAATCCGCATGTTTATTGTGTTTCAACTCCGAACACACCTGAGCTAGGAAACAGGGGCCGGGGAATGGTAATGGTGGCACAGGTGTGGCACTTTCATTcctattaattcattcatttctcaAATCTGAATCAATAGCggagctgatttttttttaaaactaacatataacaaacaaaccaaacacaaaaataaatgtctGAGAGATGTGTAAGACCATGGAGGGAAAAAATTGGTCAGAAATATAGATAAGGAAAAAGGTGCATGAATCTTTTACAGATGTGCAAAGTCACAAAATTATCCAAGCATGTAGAACATCATTTTACAAGCCAAAATACATGTTATGTTTCCTGCAGTGGGTGTAATGAACCACACTGTTGCTGAGGGTTTGCAGATTAGATGCTGCATTTGTAAAAGACGGAGCTGAAGTGAGACGTGGACGGAATGGGGCTCCCTGAGGACTAAATCAGCATGGCTTCTAAAATGACCCACAACAAGTTGCACAATATGGAAGATGTTAATAAGCCAGAGTAAAATACTAATAATGAAATGGCTGAACTGAGACACTCACTGTAGAAGAGAACTCTTTGTACACGGCCCGCtcctgaggagagagagactgagagagaaagcaaaagagAAAACAGGATCACTGACATCTGCACTTCACTGCTACAAACTGACTTCTGTCGCAGTGTGGGCAAAATGTAATGCGGCACTCGGTGTGTACCTTCACCCAGGCATCCAACTCTGCTTTGTACTCAAGTTGCTGCTCCTCCACCTGCTTCTTGTACTTGTCCTTCTGGCTCTGACTGAGCTTGTGCCAGCGCTTGCCGATCTCCACCATGCGCTCTTTGAGGCTGAAGTGATTGAGCTCGCCATTTGTGAGCAGCTCCTGGGAAAACATCTGATAGCCACTCCTGCATcaaaaggagagaagaaagaaggaggagaaggtcAGATGACGAAGTGAACAGTTCCTCCATAATGGGAAGATCTCAGAGAAGGTATTGGCGTGCAGATTCGTCACTCACACAGGAGGTTTCTTGGGCTCTCCGTCAAACTTTGGCTTCCTCTGACCTTGGCCTGATGGCACCGTCCTCATCTCGACCAGCTCTCTCTGTAAATAAAGCAAAGCAGGATTTCAGGTTGCTTCAGGCATGttaacttaataaaataaaatttaataccAAAGACTACTTTGCAATATCACTGAATGAAAAAATGTCAGATATGTGGAAATCATGAATAGAGTTGACTGGGTATTGAAGGCAGCACAACAACCAAGTCACATTTATATCCAGCGCAATGCAAATACCACATGGGAATAAAGAAACAACAGCTAGAGTTGTGATAGCAGCACCCACTGTTTCACCTCTCCCCTGCTTTACTCTGCGGAAGATCAAGGTTAGGAGATGACCAACATTTTGACATTTCTTCAGTATGGATGAGAAGACAGTGGTCAAAACGTTTGGTCACTGACCACAGTCCGGTACTGAACCTCGTATCGCTTCTGGTCCTCGGCTGCTTTCTTGATCCAGGggatcttctccttcttctccatgCTCTTCCAAGTAGCCTCCATGGTGCTCTGAGCTTTCTTCCTGTCATTCTGCAAGGAAATACACTTTTGCATATAAAACAACTGGCTTGTCCATTTGGGCTTTTACATATAAAGGGCATTATCATGGGTAGAGGTATGCAAGTGTCCCGTGTTTAAAgctacagaaataataaaaaatgaaaagggaAATAGAAAAAAACTACAGATAAAGACAGGAgatgaactgatgaaaatgGATGAATTTTAGTGAAAAACTAAGAGCTATTTCTTTTCAAAGAAAACTTTCACAAAACCGTCATGATAGTATGCATATTCTTTACTGACCGTCAGCACTTTTATCCTTTGTCTGAAACACTCTGAGTAAAGTGAGTTATTCTCACCCTGTATTTGGCCAGGTAGTCACCGATCACGCTCTGTTGCCACATCTCCTCTGCCGTTTTGGGCGTCTCAGGAAGTTGCGCCTTCTTCTTCCcgtctttcttttcctttggcAGTCCATGGACCCACTGGTCTAACTCAGAGTCTCGACCCCGGTCCTATACCCCAGGGACGTCATCAGATTAAAGTGTCTAAGGCGATCGATGTGTCTAATATGCAATTCAGAAGAGCTACCCATGATGAATAAGTTTGGCAGAGTAGGGTTAACCCTACCTTGGCTGACGGGGATTTAGTGACAAAAGGGCTGCCTGCCCCCACATTGCTCAGCTTGGTGCCTCCCAGCTTCTCCTCCGTCAGGACTCGATCCCTTTCCTCTTCGGGTAGAGTCTGTAGTGAGATGAACCCCCCAAAGAATGCACACAGGCTGCTTAAGAATTAAACTGTTCAATATCTCTGAAGTGCATTGTTCTATCTgtaaaaacaacacttgaatcCCTACCTCAAGAAACCTCTGGAGGTCAATCTCGTACTGCTTCTTTTTCTGTCGAGGCAAAAAAAGTAGGAGAATTGTGTGAAGTGGTTAGACCAGGACCGCTCAGTTCACGAGTACAGAAGACAGGCTATAACAGTCATCTTTATTATTAGTGGATCAATTTTTCACTGGCGGTCATTGCATGTACAGCTTACCTGTTCACATCGCTTCTGGTACATATCCTTCTCTTTCTGGGTCATCATTTTCCACTGCTTGCTGCACAGCACCATTCTCTCTGTGCTCGGGACGTCCTTCATGTTTACCATCAGCTCGGCGCAGTATAAAGAATATCCATTCCTGCAGAACAAAAGCTGATCACTGTCCCTGCAGGTCACGTTCCTTAGCAACCCGTTCTGCTTAATATGTTCAGATTTCACATTCCAAATGGATACGATTTCAAGTTCTTGTAGTTGCAAGTTCTATCTGATGTTATTTGCCATATTTAATGGATGAAAatggatatacactatattgccaaaagtttttggacatctgcctttacatacacgaGTGCCATATGGATTTGTTCCGACATTTGTAGCTAtaacaactcttctgggaaggctttccacaaggtgtaggagtgtgtttatgggaatttttgaccattcctctagaagcgcattagtgagatcaggcactgatgttggacgagaaggtctggctcacagtctccacgcTAATtcttcccaaaggtgttctatgaggttgagctcagttcctccacaccaaactcactcatccatgtctttatggagcttgctttgtgcactggtgtgcagtcatgttggaacaggaagcgatcacccccaaactgttcccacaaagtcccaaaatgtcttggtatgctgaagcattaagatttcctttcactggaattaatgGGCCAAACCTaaccactgaaaaacaacagctcaaagatttggagggatgtcccaaaacttttgtcaatatagtgtatgtgaataAGCTTTTCatcaacaaaacaaatacaaaatattaataatatgaacGATAAAATGTCTATCTGCATTAGTTGTAGTGAGGCTCAAAATATTATACATCAAAAGATGAAGTTACAGAATTGCTAGGGAGATCCCTATAAATGATCACGTTTTATAGAAAAGTGGCTTCGTAAGATCAGGGAGATTTTATTACTGGGTGTCATCGCAATTTATTAATTGAAATATTCTTgcaaaaaaagatttattgatGTATTCTGCCAATAGAaccaataaaacatttatttaaaaaaatataaataactataGTTTTGATTGTAAATCATGGCTTGTGCTCCCTCTACAGGCTTAATATTTAGTTTGGAGAAACCTGTTGCTCCTCCAAGATCTGTAACAAAATGGGGATTTTGCCTCTTTTACATTTGATGGCTCTAAACATCAGTTTTTTACTGCTTCTAAACATAGtagagttaaaaaaaactttatcaTAATAAAGATTTATTACAGACAGCAGCGAGAACAGAGCAAAACTGAGCGTTACAGATAGCACTTTCAGTGTTTTCTGTCTAGTTTATATCTCAATGGACTACATGGAGTGGAGCTGTATCTCCAACCTATGAGAGGAAAATTGTCCAAAGGgacaattttattatatttctttaaaggtgTTTTTGTATTGGGACAATACCACAGCATGATAAAAGCTTCAAAGACAGGACGTCTGTTGTTGTGAGTACACGATCACCTCCTTAGTCCAAATAATCAATGGAGGCTGGTTGAGACACGGCACAGAAGATATGCACAAACATATCTCATGCATAATCGCTTGCACCAGTGCTCAGCAACTCTATTATTAAAACCTTAGAAATAGTCAATCATTTAGTAAGAATATTGACTTTAAACACTAAAATCTGTTCAAGTCAATCCTGCCTAATACAGACGAGTGAAAATGTTTGGACATTGTGAGAACTGACTTGGTTTATAATCAGTCATGTATAGTTTTTCTCCTTATCCAAACAAAGATAAGCCTATATTTATTATTCCTGCAGTAAACCATGGAACTCTGCTTAATTTTCAGTTCAGATatagtttctttttcttttggctTCTTGTTCCTTGTAAATTCTAGTTTGGTAGACACAACATTAACACCTAAACCTATATGCAAGTATAATATGAAGTAAAAACCTCTTTTCTCCATGTCTTAgtacagtgtcagtgtttttataaatgtttgttttttccactgATGAGGGACAGCGTAATTCCATTCCACTTGGACTCCCTGCCTCGTGTCTGGATTGAAACTGTTGTGCCGCTCACGACTCAcgtatatttgtatttaatgtCGACATTAATAGAAATCTGTCCCTCTACGCTAATCAGACACTGGTTCCCTCCTCTACACACGCACTTAAGGCCTTCCAAGCGAGTACACTTttcaaatctgcagaaaatagTGACATTAGCAGACATCAAGGTTGGGACATGTTCTTTAAGCTAGCAGACAACACCTACGGTGGTGGTTTAGTGGGCCGTCCATCAAATTTGTCCTTGAGCTGCCGCTCGGCTTTGGTCAGGACGGACTTGACGTGTTCTTCGGAGTTTGCGTCGGGGTGTGCTTCGTGGTACGCCCTCATGCTGTCCTGAAAGGCAAATACAGAAACATGCAAGCAGTTCTACTTCAATAACTTCGATCTTTATTGTGGTGTAAAGTACCTCGTAGTTCTTCTGCAGCTCCAGTGCTTTGCTGATCCATTTCAGTCGCTTTTTGTCCGAGAGCTGAGACCACTGACGCCGTAAAGCTTCTTTCAGTTCCTTTTGGCTTACCTAGGAATAAGAAACAACAGGGTTATATTCTGGTTATATAACTATTTCATAAAACGAGAACACTTAAACATACCCACCTCTGGGTGAAGCTTCATAAAGGTTTTCTTTTCATGGTTGTACCACAGCTGCTGAGGGGTTTTGGGCTTCTCTGGGAGGTCTGACTTCTTCCGTTCTTCTATCAGCTCGGGATGGTCTTCTCTAACAAAAAACACGTGTGTTGGTTTAAGAGAAG is from Hemibagrus wyckioides isolate EC202008001 linkage group LG07, SWU_Hwy_1.0, whole genome shotgun sequence and encodes:
- the ubtfl gene encoding upstream binding transcription factor, like isoform X1, giving the protein MNGSSSVAGTQTGRIKLEPDGDVWSKEDCLTLLERIRSLLPDADSLKYKTTESHFDWEKVGFGNFTGDMCKQKWQKVSTEVRKYRTMTELIVDAIEYVKNPYKGKKLKTHPDFPKKPLTPYFRFFMEKRAKYAKIHPEMSNLDLTKILSKKYKELPEKKKLKYIQEFQREKESFEKNMARFKEDHPELIEERKKSDLPEKPKTPQQLWYNHEKKTFMKLHPEVSQKELKEALRRQWSQLSDKKRLKWISKALELQKNYEDSMRAYHEAHPDANSEEHVKSVLTKAERQLKDKFDGRPTKPPPNGYSLYCAELMVNMKDVPSTERMVLCSKQWKMMTQKEKDMYQKRCEQKKKQYEIDLQRFLETLPEEERDRVLTEEKLGGTKLSNVGAGSPFVTKSPSAKDRGRDSELDQWVHGLPKEKKDGKKKAQLPETPKTAEEMWQQSVIGDYLAKYRNDRKKAQSTMEATWKSMEKKEKIPWIKKAAEDQKRYEVQYRTVRELVEMRTVPSGQGQRKPKFDGEPKKPPVSGYQMFSQELLTNGELNHFSLKERMVEIGKRWHKLSQSQKDKYKKQVEEQQLEYKAELDAWVKSLSPQERAVYKEFSSTKRRSTSKARGPGAKVRVTKGKAVGARAAALGAGGGKRSMAYRVKQDTSDSEEEDDKTNSTDSEDEDDESSASTDSEDEEDDEDDENDEDDEEEDDDQSDGSSSSSEDSSDSDSD
- the ubtfl gene encoding upstream binding transcription factor, like isoform X3 yields the protein MNGSSSVAGTQTGRIKLEPDGDVWSKEDCLTLLERIRSLLPDADSLKYKTTESHFDWEKVGFGNFTGDMCKQKWQKVSTEVRKYRTMTELIVDAIEYVKNPYKGKKLKTHPDFPKKPLTPYFRFFMEKRAKYAKIHPEMSNLDLTKILSKKYKELPEKKKLKYIQEFQREKESFEKNMARFKEDHPELIEERKKSDLPEKPKTPQQLWYNHEKKTFMKLHPEVSQKELKEALRRQWSQLSDKKRLKWISKALELQKNYEDSMRAYHEAHPDANSEEHVKSVLTKAERQLKDKFDGRPTKPPPNGYSLYCAELMVNMKDVPSTERMVLCSKQWKMMTQKEKDMYQKRCEQKKKQYEIDLQRFLETLPEEERDRVLTEEKLGGTKLSNVGAGSPFVTKSPSAKDRGRDSELDQWVHGLPKEKKDGKKKAQLPETPKTAEEMWQQSVIGDYLAKYRNDRKKAQSTMEATWKSMEKKEKIPWIKKAAEDQKRYERELVEMRTVPSGQGQRKPKFDGEPKKPPVSGYQMFSQELLTNGELNHFSLKERMVEIGKRWHKLSQSQKDKYKKQVEEQQLEYKAELDAWVKSLSPQERAVYKEFSSTKRRSTSKARGPGAKVRVTKGKAVGARAAALGAGGGKRSMAYRVKQDTSDSEEEDDKTNSTDSEDEDDESSASTDSEDEEDDEDDENDEDDEEEDDDQSDGSSSSSEDSSDSDSD
- the ubtfl gene encoding upstream binding transcription factor, like isoform X4; translation: MNGSSSVAGTQTGRIKLEPDGDVWSKEDCLTLLERIRSLLPDADSLKYKTTESHFDWEKVGFGNFTGDMCKQKWQKVSTEVRKYRTMTELIVDAIEYVKNPYKGKKLKTHPDFPKKPLTPYFRFFMEKRAKYAKIHPEMSNLDLTKILSKKYKELPEKKKLKYIQEFQREKESFEKNMARFKEDHPELIEERKKSDLPEKPKTPQQLWYNHEKKTFMKLHPEVSQKELKEALRRQWSQLSDKKRLKWISKALELQKNYEDSMRAYHEAHPDANSEEHVKSVLTKAERQLKDKFDGRPTKPPPNGYSLYCAELMVNMKDVPSTERMVLCSKQWKMMTQKEKDMYQKRCEQKKKQYEIDLQRFLETLPEEERDRVLTEEKLGGTKLSNVGAGSPFVTKSPSAKDRGRDSELDQWVHGLPKEKKDGKKKAQLPETPKTAEEMWQQSVIGDYLAKYRNDRKKAQSTMEATWKSMEKKEKIPWIKKAAEDQKRYEVQYRTVRELVEMRTVPSGQGQRKPKFDGEPKKPPVSGYQMFSQELLTNGELNHFSLKERMVEIGKRWHKLSQSQKDKYKKQVEEQQLEYKAELDAWVKSLSPQERAVYKEFSSTKRRSTSKARGPGAKVRVTKGKAQDTSDSEEEDDKTNSTDSEDEDDESSASTDSEDEEDDEDDENDEDDEEEDDDQSDGSSSSSEDSSDSDSD
- the ubtfl gene encoding upstream binding transcription factor, like isoform X5 is translated as MNGSSSVAGTQTGRIKLEPDGDVWSKEDCLTLLERIRSLLPDADSLKYKTTESHFDWEKVGFGNFTGDMCKQKWQKVSTEVRKYRTMTELIVDAIEYVKNPYKGKKLKTHPDFPKKPLTPYFRFFMEKRAKYAKIHPEMSNLDLTKILSKKYKELPEKKKLKYIQEFQREKESFEKNMARFKEDHPELIEERKKSDLPEKPKTPQQLWYNHEKKTFMKLHPEVSQKELKEALRRQWSQLSDKKRLKWISKALELQKNYEDSMRAYHEAHPDANSEEHVKSVLTKAERQLKDKFDGRPTKPPPNGYSLYCAELMVNMKDVPSTERMVLCSKQWKMMTQKEKDMYQKRCEQKKKQYEIDLQRFLETLPEEERDRVLTEEKLGGTKLSNVGAGSPFVTKSPSAKDRGRDSELDQWVHGLPKEKKDGKKKAQLPETPKTAEEMWQQSVIGDYLAKYRNDRKKAQSTMEATWKSMEKKEKIPWIKKAAEDQKRYEVQYRTVRELVEMRTVPSGQGQRKPKFDGEPKKPPVSGYQMFSQELLTNGELNHFSLKERMVEIGKRWHKLSQSQKDKYKKQVEEQQLEYKAELDAWVKSLSPQERAVYKEFSSTKRRSTSKARGPGAKVRVTKGKADTSDSEEEDDKTNSTDSEDEDDESSASTDSEDEEDDEDDENDEDDEEEDDDQSDGSSSSSEDSSDSDSD
- the ubtfl gene encoding upstream binding transcription factor, like isoform X2 — encoded protein: MNGSSSVAGTQTGRIKLEPDGDVWSKEDCLTLLERIRSLLPDADSLKYKTTESHFDWEKVGFGNFTGDMCKQKWQKVSTEVRKYRTMTELIVDAIEYVKNPYKGKKLKTHPDFPKKPLTPYFRFFMEKRAKYAKIHPEMSNLDLTKILSKKYKELPEKKKLKYIQEFQREKESFEKNMARFKEDHPELIEERKKSDLPEKPKTPQQLWYNHEKKTFMKLHPEVSQKELKEALRRQWSQLSDKKRLKWISKALELQKNYEDSMRAYHEAHPDANSEEHVKSVLTKAERQLKDKFDGRPTKPPPNGYSLYCAELMVNMKDVPSTERMVLCSKQWKMMTQKEKDMYQKRCEQKKKQYEIDLQRFLETLPEEERDRVLTEEKLGGTKLSNVGAGSPFVTKSPSAKDRGRDSELDQWVHGLPKEKKDGKKKAQLPETPKTAEEMWQQSVIGDYLAKYRNDRKKAQSTMEATWKSMEKKEKIPWIKKAAEDQKRYEVQYRTVRELVEMRTVPSGQGQRKPKFDGEPKKPPVSGYQMFSQELLTNGELNHFSLKERMVEIGKRWHKLSQSQKDKYKKQVEEQQLEYKAELDAWVKSLSPQERAVYKEFSSTKRRSTSKARGPGAKVRVTKGKAVGARAAALGAGGGKRSMAYRVKDTSDSEEEDDKTNSTDSEDEDDESSASTDSEDEEDDEDDENDEDDEEEDDDQSDGSSSSSEDSSDSDSD